In the Afipia sp. GAS231 genome, GCAATCGGCCGGCGTCGAGACCGGCACTCGGCTTGACATGTCGGTCGCAAGCGCTCGATAATTTGGCTGCAGCATCGAGGTCATGCTCCACAATTCGGCCAGCAATTTAAGATTGATTTTATTGAATGCGCGCTCATTGGTCGAGCGGCGCGACGGGCCTCCAAAAGTTAGCATCGTTTGAGCGATCAATTTATCTGAGCGACCAACAAGCCGCATGCGGCAGCGCATAGTCAACACGTCAACCGGCGGGCTTGAGCTATGATGACCCATCCAGGAAGCCACATTGCCAGCACCAGGCTTACACTCGCTGCTGGAATTCGTGCGGGCCTCACAGGCTGCGCTGTTGCACTGTGTCTGACGGCATGGATTGCGGCCTCGAACGACGCGATGGCGCAGGCCGCGGCCCCCTGCAAGCACGATTTTTCGTGGAGTGATCCGCCGGCGCTGGAACCACCGAGCGATATCTGCGGCACTGGAGACAGTGCGGCGGATTTCTACGCCCTTTCCTGGCAGATTTTTAAATTTCTGGTTTGGCCCGCGTCGACGCAGCGTGGAATTCCCGATACCGCCAAAAAGATAACGGACGCGGGTCCGACCACCTTCGAAAGCCTCAAGGCCGACTGGGAGATCTTTCGGCAGAACGCCGAAATCCCCGCCGACTGGACCGCCTTTCCCGGCTCCGCCGATCCCTGCAACAACCATCCGAACATCGAGCCCGGCGCGCTCGTTCTCGCGAATTTCAACGAGTTTGGCGATATTGCCGAGGGCGAGTTGGGCGGCAAATCCGTGCACATGCTGGTCGCTCAAAATCGGTCCTATGTGCGCTACCAGGCCTTCTTCAACAAAAAGGTGTTCGACACGATCACCGGCAGCCGGCTGTACGACAGCAGCGCGGTTGGAAGGGTTGGGGATGCTCCGGATGGCGTGCCAGTCCCGGAAGCCACCCGGCAACCGGCCGGCGCCTTGACCGTAAAGTCGGCATGGATCGAATTGCCGGGCCCGAACCCGATCGATCCATCCCGATTTTATATCCGGAAAAGGGCCTGGGTCCAAAATCCCGATGACCACGAGTGCCGGATGGCGGATGTGGGCCTCGTCGGTCTTCACATCGTCTACAAATCGCCGTCGCGACCGCAGTGGATATGGTCGACATTCGAGCATGTCGACAATGTACCGGAGCCGCTTCCTGAATCGAACCGGAGCTACACGTTCAATGATGGCTCCAGCCTGGCCATGAAGGACGGTCCGGACGACGATTTCAAGATTCCGAGGCCGGTGGGAGCGGCCGGACCCGGCGATCCTCCGAGGCCGTACCAGGTCCAGCGGTTGCAGCCCATCACGGCCGACGCTTCAGATTTGAACCATGTTCAGCAGGAGAAGCTCAAGGAGCTCGGGAGCGTCTGGCAAAACTACAAGCTGGTCATGGCCCAATGGACGGAAATTGGAATGGCTCCTGACCATACTGCGAACCCTCTCATTCCAACTCCTTCCTGCGCCGGCCCCAATATGAGCGCCACGGCGAATACGACCATGGAGACTTTTTTTCAGGCCCAGCCCGATTGCTCCTTTCAACTGACCTGCATGGGCTGCCACGAAGGGACTCGTAGAACAGACTCGATCTGGTCAATCCCGTTCAATCGCAACAGCCCGTCCGGCATGTCCCGCTCCGGCTCCCGCGCCCTCGCGATCAAGTCGCTCCAGGACTTGCTGCAGGTTTTGCGAACAAAATAGGCAAACTCAGCCCGGCCGGGCGCGATCCCGGCCCCGTTGGCCTCATCCGATCACTTCCGGGCCGCCGGCTGATCGAAATGTTGCCGAAACACGGTTTTTCGGAGGCCCGGCTGCTAGCGGCCGATTCACAGCACCTTCACGGCACATGTCCCACGATCGGTGACGGTTTGAACGGACCCATGTCCGATCTTGGACCGCGATCGAAGGGAGTGAGTCATGACCTCGATGGAGTTGTTGTCCAATCCCGTTCCCTACGCGCCGCCGCTGCGCCACGGGCATATGGTGGCGATGTTCGTCGATCTGGATCATTTCATGCGGATCTGCACCGACGATCCGCCCGAAGCTGTATTCAGCCTAATCGGCGGCTTTCAGCGCGTCGTGACCGCCGCCGTGGCGAGCTTCAAGGGTGAACTCAACTCGTACCAGGGAGATGGCGTATTGGCCATCTTTGGCGACGTGGCCGGCCGGACCGATTGCGCGACGCGCGCGCTGAGATGCGCACGAGAGATCCTCGAACACATCGAAGCGCTCGGCCTGTACTACGTCAGCCTGAGCGGTCACCCGACCTCCGTCTCGATCGGCCTGCAATACGGGCCGGTCTGGGCCGGCACGATCGGAATTTCGAGACGCTTCGGCCCGACCCTGATCGGTGACGCCGTCAATGTCGCGACCAGGCTTGAGCAGCAGGCGCGACAACTCGACGCACAGGTCGTGGTGGGTAACGAGGTGATCCAAAGGGCGCGGCAGGAATCCAGTTCGCACGCGTGCGAACTGGAGCAGTTTGTGAATGTCGGCCCGCTATACGTTCACGGCCGAACAAGCCCGATCCATGTTTGGAAACTTCAAACCCGATCGAGCGAACTTCTGCCGAATAGCGGCACTGACGTCGAGCCGCACGCAGGCAAGCGATCCGCGAAATCCTAGACAGGCCACTCCGCGAAGTGGCGCCGCCAATGACCGTTTGGCGGCGCCATCTGATATCGGGGGCCTGATTCGCCCGACGACGTAACCTGCGAGGCCTGCGACAAATTGGCACGACGGGCAAATCACCGAAAGTATGTCGAGCCCTTCGCGCAAAAATATTTCGCTGGCCTCGTCGGGCAAATCAGACGTTCAATTCCCGCCATCCTGTCCCACCAGAGCAACTGTGCTGAAGTAAACCGGCGATCGGCCGGGCCTCAAGGCTGGCGCGGGGCGCGCCCCGCCTTCGGCGGCTTACGGCCTTGACCCCGTCCGCTCTCCGGTCTGTTGGCTTGGCATGCGCTCGGTCGATGACCGAGCGCGGTGAGGTGCGCTCGCTCAGTTCAGTGCGTAACGGCTGGGATCCCATTTCTGCCGTCGTGCGATCATGATGTTGAGGATGACGATGAGCTTGCGCATGCAGGCGACAAGCACCACTTTCGGCTTCTTTCCCTTGGCAATCAGGCGGTCGTAGAAGGCCTTGAGCACCGGGTTGTTCTGCGTGGCTGCGCCGAGGCAGGGCATGTAGATGGCGTTGCGGACCCAGCGGCGGCCACCCTTGATATGACGCTCACCGCGCCGATGGCCGCTATCGTCGTCGTACGGGGCGGCGCCTAATAACGCACCGGCGATCTTGTTGCTCACCTGCCCAAGCTCCGGCATCCCCGCAATGAGGTTGGCGGAGGTCGTTTCGGCGAGGCCCGGCACGCTCTCGATGATCTCGGCACGCTCGGCAAGGTGTGGCGAGGCCTTGATCTTGGCCGCAATTGCCGCCTCGAGCTTGGCAATTTCACTGACCAGATTCTTCAAGACGCGGGCATGCGTTTTCTGAACCAGTCCTGGTGCAGCATGCTCGTTTTGGCTTTGCAAGCGCGTCTTGAGATCACCCAGACCGATGCGCGCTTTCACCAGCGCCAGCAACTCCTCGCGTGCGGCATCGTGGGTCTGGCTCGGCGCCTCGGTAAATATCTCGGCGAACCAGGCGATCATCTCCGCGTCGATCACATCGTTCTTTGCCAGCCGGCCGGCCGATAGCGCGAAGCTGCGGACGCGTTTGGGGTCGACGATCCGCACCTCGACACCGGCCTGGCGCAGTAGCTTGGCCCAGTCACGCTCGTAACCGCCGCTCGCCTCCATCACAGCCCTGGTTGCCTTGTACTTGCGAAGCCAGGCCACCAGCTTGCGGTGGCCTTGTCCCGTGTTCGGACAGACCTGACGCAATGACAGCGAGCGAATGCACGCATCCACCTTGTCCTTTGCCACATCGATGCCCACGACAATGCGATCATCTTGTGCCATCATCCACTCCCTTCCTTGCTCGGTACGGGCTCGAAGCCCTTGCAACTGTTCGGGTTGAGGAAGACGCCGGAGCTGTCCCTCGCTCTGGTACAGGCTCTGTCGCCTTTGGGGCGTACGGGCTCAGTTCCAGCAACGGGCGGTTGGTCCGCAACCGCCCGTTCGCTCATTCTGCCAAATTTTTTGGACACAAGGGGCGTAGGCCATCGTCGCAAACGAGGGGGCGGGGAGCGGTGGACGCGACAGCGCACGAGACGAACGTGCTGTACTTGATCGCCCGGTCCCGGCTACGCCGAGGCTTCCGTATGTTGGCTCGCCGGAGCTTTAGCGGAGGCGGCAAGCCGGGCGATGACGATGGGATTGCCTCAGCTCCGCATCGCTTGCAGGCCCTTGAAGGTCAGGCGCTTGGGATCCTTGACCCCGGCCAGGTAGAGCCGGCGGATGAAGGCAACGACCGCCTCGCGATCGCAATCGGTCAACGCAACAATGGCATCAACGGCAATACGCTGGGCGTCCATGGGCTTCCTCGTGCTGACAGGTGCCTCAAGCCACCCAGCGTGCGGCACACCGGTTAATCCGGCGTTAACTGTCCAGCCATCTAGGCCGATTCGGAAGCACCTACGTATACGTGAAATAACGCATGAGACGACCCGACGCATCCTGGTCCGGCGGAACTCACGAATACTGCATCACCCCGTCATCGACCTTGCCGTAGCGCAAGGTGACGATGTCGAGCGCGTAGTTCTGGTACAGCCGCCACGGCCGCTTCGAGCCTTGCTTGGGCATTTTCGCGATCGAGCGCTGCACGTAGCCGGAGGAGAAATCCAGCGACGGCAATTCCGAGATCGAGGGATCGATATTGTGCGGCATGCACTGCTTGTAGCCGTGCCGGTCCATGTAGTTGACCAGGCGGCAGACATATTCGCAGGTCAAGTCGCATTTCAGCGTCCAGGACGCGTTGGTGTAGCCGAACGCCGAGGCCATGTTCGGCACGTCCGAATACATCATGCCCTTGTAGTTCAGCGTCTTGGAAAAATCGACCAGGCGGCCGTCGACGCTGACTTCGAGCCCGCCGAGCACCTGCAGCACCAGTCCGGTCGCGGTGACGATGACATCGGCCTCGAGTTCGCTCCCGTCCTTCAGCTTGATGCCGTTCCTGGTGAAGGTATCGATCTCGTTGGTGACGACGGAGGCCTGCTTGTCGCGGATCGACTTGAACAGGTCGCCGTCGGGCACCAGGCACAGCCGCTGATCCCAGGGATTGTAGCGCGGCGTGAAATGGGTGGCGATGTCGTAGTCCGGTCCCAGCGCCATCTTGACGCCGCCGAGGATCAGTTGCTTGACCCGTTCCGGCTTGCGCCGCGAGAGCTGGAAGAAATACATGCCGAACAGCACGTTGCGCCAGCGGATCAGATGATAGGCGAGCTTGGCCGACAGATTCCGCCGCAACTTGTTCGCCAGCGCATCCTCGGCCGGCCGCGCCACCACATAGGTCGGCGAGCGCTGCAGCATGGTGACGTGCGCGGCGGTCTTGGCCATCTCGGGCACCAGCGTCACGGCAGTGGCGCCCGAGCCGATCACGACGACGCGCTTGCCGGCATAGTCGAGATCGTCGGGCCATTTCTGCGGATGCACGATACGGCCGGCGAAGTCGGCTGTGCCCAGAAATTCCGGCGTGTAGCCTTCCTCGTATTTGTAATAGCCCGAGCACATGAACAGGAAATTGCAGGTGAAGCGCACCGTCTCGGTGGCGCCCTCGCCCGCGCTGCGCTCGGCTTCCACAGTCCAGCGCGCCTCCGGCGAGGACCACGACGCCCGTTTGACGCGATGATTGAAACGAATCTTGCTGTCGATACCGTTCTCGGTCGCGGTCTGCCGGACGTAGTTCAGAATGTTCGGCCCGTCGGCGATCGCCTTCGCCTCGGTCCACGGCTTGAAGGAATAGCCGAGCGTGAACATGTCGGAATCGGAGCGGATGCCGGGATAGCGAAACAGGTCCCAGGTGCCGCCGATGCAGTCGCGCCCTTCGAGGATGGCGTAGCTCTTGCCCGGGCACTTCTGCTGCAAGTGATAGCCCGCGCCGATACCGGACAGGCCGGCGCCGACAATGAGTACGTCGAAGTGTTCGGCCATATGGCCCCCTGCTTTCGCTGCCGTCATGGCCGGGCTCGTCCCGGCCATCCACGTCTTCCGCTCGTACCGACTCTAAATACGTGGATGCCCGGGACAAGCCCGGGCATGACCGAAATTGGCAGAATCTAGACGCGAAGGTTCGCGATCAATACCGGTAATGATCGCTCTTGAACGGGCCTTCCTGCTTGACGCCGATATAGTCGGCCTGGTCCTTGCGCAGCTCGGTCAGCTTGACGCCGATCTTGGCGAGGTGCAGCCGGGCCACCTTCTCGTCCAGCGACTTCGGCAGCACGTAGACTTCCTTCTTGTACTTCCCGTCCTTGTTGTTGGCCCAGAGTTCGATCTGCGCCAGCGTCTGGTTGGTGAACGACGCCGACATCACGAAGGACGGATGGCCCATCGCATTGCCGAGGTTCACCAGGCGGCCTTCCGACAGCATGATGATGCGGTGCTTGTCCGGGAATTCGATCTCGTCGACCTGCGGCTTGATGTTGGTCCACTTCAGGTTACGCAGACCCGCGATCTGGATCTCGTTGTCGAAGTGGCCGATGTTGCAGACGATGGCCCGGTCCTTCATCGCGCGCATGTGCTCGATGGTGATGATGTCCTTGTTGCCGGTCGCGGTGACGAAGATGTCGGCGCGCGGAGCGGCGTCTTCCATGGTCACGACTTCGTAGCCTTCCATCGCCGCCTGCAGCGCGCAGATCGGATCGATTTCGGAGACCATGACGCGGCAACCGGCCTGGCGCAGCGAGGCCGCCGAACCCTTGCCGACGTCGCCAAAACCCGCAACCATCGCGACCTTGCCGGACATCATGACGTCGGTGCCGCGGCGGATGCCGTCGACCAGCGATTCACGGCAGCCATAGAGGTTGTCGAACTTCGACTTGGTGACGCTGTCGTTGACGTTGATCGCCGGCCAAAGCAGCGTGCCGGCCTTCTGCATGTCATAGAGACGATGCACGCCCGTGGTGGTCTCTTCGGAAACGCCCTTGATGCTCTTGGCGATCTCGGCGAAGTAGCCCTTGGGCCTTTCCTTGAGCTGCTTCTTGAGAAGCGCGAAGAAGACTTCCTCTTCTTCCGAACCCGGCTTGTCCAGGAACTTGGTATCGCCGTTCTCGGCGCGCAGACCGAGATGGACGTACATGGTGGCGTCGCCGCCGTCGTCGAGGATCATGTTCGGGTGGCCGCCACCGTGCCAGTCGAACAGCTTGGCGGTGTAATCCCAGTATTCGGCGAGCGTCTCGCCCTTGACGGCGAACACCGGAATGCCGGCGGCTGCGATCGCCGCCGCCGCATGGTCCTGCGTCGAATAGATGTTGCAGGAGACCCAGCGGATGTCGGCGCCGAGCGCGGCCAGCGTCTCGATCAGCACGCCGGTCTGGATCGTCATGTGCAGCGAGCCGGCGATACGCGCGCCCTTCAAAGGTTGTTTGGGGCCGTATTCCTCGCGCGTCGCCATCAGGCCGGGCATCTCGGTCTCGGCCAGCGAGAGTTCCTTGCGGCCGAATTCGGCGAGCGAAATGTCCTTGACGATGTAGTCGGTGAAGGCGGGCTTCTTGGCGGCGGCGGTCATGTGGTTGATCCCTTAGAAAAGCATATTCCGAAAAGCGCTGGGGCTTTCCGGAATACGCAGGACGATTACGGAGAAAATCAGAACGCCTTCTTCAGCGCGGCGGCCAGATCGGTCTTTTCCCAGGAGAAGCCGCCGTCCTTGTCAGGGGCGCGGCCGAAATGACCGTACGACGCGGTACGGCGATAGATCGGACGGTTGAG is a window encoding:
- a CDS encoding NAD(P)/FAD-dependent oxidoreductase, with the translated sequence MAEHFDVLIVGAGLSGIGAGYHLQQKCPGKSYAILEGRDCIGGTWDLFRYPGIRSDSDMFTLGYSFKPWTEAKAIADGPNILNYVRQTATENGIDSKIRFNHRVKRASWSSPEARWTVEAERSAGEGATETVRFTCNFLFMCSGYYKYEEGYTPEFLGTADFAGRIVHPQKWPDDLDYAGKRVVVIGSGATAVTLVPEMAKTAAHVTMLQRSPTYVVARPAEDALANKLRRNLSAKLAYHLIRWRNVLFGMYFFQLSRRKPERVKQLILGGVKMALGPDYDIATHFTPRYNPWDQRLCLVPDGDLFKSIRDKQASVVTNEIDTFTRNGIKLKDGSELEADVIVTATGLVLQVLGGLEVSVDGRLVDFSKTLNYKGMMYSDVPNMASAFGYTNASWTLKCDLTCEYVCRLVNYMDRHGYKQCMPHNIDPSISELPSLDFSSGYVQRSIAKMPKQGSKRPWRLYQNYALDIVTLRYGKVDDGVMQYS
- the ahcY gene encoding adenosylhomocysteinase, whose product is MTAAAKKPAFTDYIVKDISLAEFGRKELSLAETEMPGLMATREEYGPKQPLKGARIAGSLHMTIQTGVLIETLAALGADIRWVSCNIYSTQDHAAAAIAAAGIPVFAVKGETLAEYWDYTAKLFDWHGGGHPNMILDDGGDATMYVHLGLRAENGDTKFLDKPGSEEEEVFFALLKKQLKERPKGYFAEIAKSIKGVSEETTTGVHRLYDMQKAGTLLWPAINVNDSVTKSKFDNLYGCRESLVDGIRRGTDVMMSGKVAMVAGFGDVGKGSAASLRQAGCRVMVSEIDPICALQAAMEGYEVVTMEDAAPRADIFVTATGNKDIITIEHMRAMKDRAIVCNIGHFDNEIQIAGLRNLKWTNIKPQVDEIEFPDKHRIIMLSEGRLVNLGNAMGHPSFVMSASFTNQTLAQIELWANNKDGKYKKEVYVLPKSLDEKVARLHLAKIGVKLTELRKDQADYIGVKQEGPFKSDHYRY
- a CDS encoding IS110 family transposase, translated to MMAQDDRIVVGIDVAKDKVDACIRSLSLRQVCPNTGQGHRKLVAWLRKYKATRAVMEASGGYERDWAKLLRQAGVEVRIVDPKRVRSFALSAGRLAKNDVIDAEMIAWFAEIFTEAPSQTHDAAREELLALVKARIGLGDLKTRLQSQNEHAAPGLVQKTHARVLKNLVSEIAKLEAAIAAKIKASPHLAERAEIIESVPGLAETTSANLIAGMPELGQVSNKIAGALLGAAPYDDDSGHRRGERHIKGGRRWVRNAIYMPCLGAATQNNPVLKAFYDRLIAKGKKPKVVLVACMRKLIVILNIMIARRQKWDPSRYALN
- a CDS encoding adenylate/guanylate cyclase domain-containing protein; its protein translation is MTSMELLSNPVPYAPPLRHGHMVAMFVDLDHFMRICTDDPPEAVFSLIGGFQRVVTAAVASFKGELNSYQGDGVLAIFGDVAGRTDCATRALRCAREILEHIEALGLYYVSLSGHPTSVSIGLQYGPVWAGTIGISRRFGPTLIGDAVNVATRLEQQARQLDAQVVVGNEVIQRARQESSSHACELEQFVNVGPLYVHGRTSPIHVWKLQTRSSELLPNSGTDVEPHAGKRSAKS